The segment TTTCCGATAGGAAAGTGAGGCCCCGGACGGCTCGGTATCCGACGGTTCGGTATCGGACGATTCGGACATTATCTATCTTCACAGACTCCGCGAAGGAACATGAACTGTCGGACTTCGGGAGTGACGGACGTTTGTCTAGAGTTCGTGCTACGACCGAGACCGGTGACGATGCGGTCACGTCTCGAGCGCGGTCCGAAACCGCTGTTGGTAGGCCAGAAACGTGATGAGTCCGAACAGCGCGAACCCGATCTGGGCGGCCTCGACGTGGAGGACGAACCGGCTCGAGACGAGCGAGATCGGCGGTGAGGCAATCGACCAGTCGACGAACCAGACCGACGAGAGCAACGCGCTCGCGCCGGCGGCGACGAGCACCGCGGGGACGAACTGACACCAGACGACTGACCTCCCGCGGTCCGATCGTTTTCCGTCGAAGACTCGCCGCTCGAGTGTGAATCGAGCGAGTACCGCGCCGACGAGAACGATCCCCGCGGCGAGAACGCCGCGAGCCCCGCCGATCGACTCCGCCACGAGCAACCAGCACACCCAGCCGGCGGTGACGAAGACCGCGGTACAGAGTCGACTCGGCTTGAGGACGTCGCCGCGTTCGCTCGTCGTCGCGCGAAAAATCGACGCTCGAAGCACCGATCCGCAGAAGAGAATCCCGACGCCGACGAGCGCCGTCGCGGCGGTTCGCGTTTCGAGGACGACGAGCAGAAACCACGCGCCGACGGCGAGGGCCTCGATCGCGGTCGAACACGCCGCGGCGGTCATCCAGCGCACCCGCCGTCTCGCCGTGCGGCCGAGGGCCTCGGGGTGACTGATGACGCTCATTGCTGTCTTCGGTTTCGGATAGTTGGGGTTTCGTTATGGCATCATTATTACTCGCTGAGCAGTACAAACGACAGCACCGTCCGGATGGCGTGAAGAACAACCCATTTAACGACGGCTTACCCCCTTGAAACCGATGCACGCGATCACGAACGGCGGCTGGATCGAGGTAATCACGGGGAGCATGTTCTCGGGCAAAACCGAGGAACTCCTGCGTCGGTTGCGCCGCGCCGAGATCGCCGGACAGGAGGTCGTCGCCTTCACCCCCGCCATCGACGACCGATACGGCGAGACCACGATCGGCTCTCACGACGGCCGCAGCTGGGACGCGACGCCGATCGACCCCGAAACCGATCTCGAGGCCGTGTTCGCGGCGTGCAACGGGGAGGAGGTAGTCGCGTTCGACGAGGCGAACTTCTTTTCGAACTCGCTGGTCGACGTCTGCGAGCGACTCGCGGCCGACGGTCGGCGGGTGATCGTCAGCGGCACCGACCAGACGTTCCGCGGTGAGCCGTTCGACCCGCTTCCGCACATGGTCGCCGTCGCCGAGTACGTCGAGAAGTTCCGCGCGATCTGTGCGGTCTGTGGCGAGCCCGCGACGCGGAACCAGCGACTCGTCGACGGCGAACCGGCACACGTCGACGATCCGACGATCCTCGTCGGCGCGGCCGAATCCTACGAGGCGCGCTGTCGTCACTGCCACACACTCCGCGAGGACTGAGCGGTCCGGTTCGTACACTCGAGCAGTCGGACACCCGGGTAGATGAACGCTCGACCAGTTGAAAATTCGAACAGGTAAGTGCCCGAAGCGGCGATATACGCGCGCTTT is part of the Halostagnicola kamekurae genome and harbors:
- a CDS encoding thymidine kinase, yielding MHAITNGGWIEVITGSMFSGKTEELLRRLRRAEIAGQEVVAFTPAIDDRYGETTIGSHDGRSWDATPIDPETDLEAVFAACNGEEVVAFDEANFFSNSLVDVCERLAADGRRVIVSGTDQTFRGEPFDPLPHMVAVAEYVEKFRAICAVCGEPATRNQRLVDGEPAHVDDPTILVGAAESYEARCRHCHTLRED